The following proteins are co-located in the Mesorhizobium sp. M1E.F.Ca.ET.045.02.1.1 genome:
- a CDS encoding adenylate/guanylate cyclase domain-containing protein, with translation MREEQRRLAAILAADVAGYSRLMAADESGTLGRLRRLRAEVFEPKIARFHGRIVGSAGDSLLIEFGSAVNAVQCAIELQRELGGENAGLSENRRMAFRMGVNLGDVIVEDDTIYGDGVNIAARLEKLAEPGGVCIARAIYDQVKGKLEYVYTDIGEQRVHNIAEPVRAYRVMSIEQSPTSSSLPPAKDALLRNRPSIAVLPFTNMSGDPEQEYFSDGITEDIITDLSKVGALAVTARNTTFALKGKSMDVSEAARQLRVSHVLEGSVRKAGSRVRITAQLIDGMSGHHVWAERYDRDLNDIFALQDEIARAIVDALKIRLMPAEYAAIGKRTTENVEAYQYYLMGRQHFLRLGRRNHLSARRLYQRALEIDPEYALARAGLALAEGMLLRSGDPSANLVTLSAEAQRALALDSTLAEAHVAQAMAHFQKEQIELAGAACRRAIALDPDLYEAHRTLGDVLRMERKFAEAAAAYEKAVEVDRNSYGAMCMLWDCRKTLGDEEEAHRLSGELLIRIEKAMQLYPDDGAAYAYGCYILHNLGLDERALQWAERAITIDPEDYNSHYNVACFLAAIGAVEKAIDTLQHCVPQLGLQQVHWMAQDVDMNPLRDHPRYLALIERLELSLAKAESQSGSGTEGRPSGA, from the coding sequence TTGCGAGAAGAGCAACGCAGGCTTGCGGCGATCTTGGCTGCCGACGTGGCAGGTTACTCGCGGCTGATGGCGGCCGACGAATCGGGAACGCTGGGACGGTTGAGGCGGCTCCGAGCTGAGGTGTTCGAGCCCAAAATCGCGCGGTTCCACGGACGCATCGTCGGCTCGGCCGGGGACAGCCTGCTGATCGAGTTTGGGAGCGCGGTTAACGCCGTGCAGTGTGCGATCGAGTTGCAGCGCGAGCTGGGCGGCGAGAACGCCGGGCTCTCCGAAAACCGGCGCATGGCGTTCCGTATGGGCGTAAACCTCGGCGACGTGATCGTCGAAGACGACACGATATACGGAGACGGTGTGAACATCGCGGCACGGCTTGAAAAGCTCGCGGAGCCTGGCGGCGTTTGCATCGCGCGCGCCATTTACGATCAAGTAAAAGGCAAACTCGAATACGTCTATACGGATATCGGCGAGCAACGGGTCCACAACATTGCGGAGCCGGTGCGCGCTTACCGTGTCATGTCCATTGAGCAATCCCCCACCAGCTCGTCCTTGCCGCCGGCCAAGGATGCGCTTCTCCGCAACCGACCATCGATCGCCGTGCTGCCTTTCACCAACATGAGCGGCGACCCAGAGCAGGAATACTTCTCTGACGGCATCACGGAGGACATCATTACCGACCTCAGCAAGGTCGGGGCGCTGGCAGTCACCGCGCGCAACACGACCTTTGCCCTCAAAGGCAAGTCGATGGATGTCAGCGAAGCGGCGCGGCAATTGCGCGTTTCGCATGTGCTGGAAGGCAGCGTACGCAAGGCGGGTAGTCGCGTTCGCATCACCGCGCAGCTGATCGACGGGATGAGTGGGCATCATGTGTGGGCCGAACGCTACGACCGTGATCTTAACGACATATTTGCGCTCCAAGACGAGATCGCGCGGGCCATCGTCGATGCCCTGAAGATCCGGCTGATGCCGGCCGAGTATGCTGCCATCGGCAAGCGCACGACCGAGAACGTCGAAGCCTATCAATATTACCTCATGGGACGGCAGCATTTCTTGCGCCTGGGCCGTCGCAATCACCTCTCCGCCCGACGCCTCTACCAGCGGGCGCTCGAGATCGATCCCGAATACGCGCTGGCGCGGGCCGGGCTGGCGCTAGCTGAAGGCATGTTGCTGAGATCCGGAGATCCCAGTGCAAACCTTGTCACCTTGAGCGCCGAGGCGCAGCGCGCGCTGGCTTTGGACTCGACGCTGGCGGAAGCTCACGTGGCCCAGGCGATGGCGCATTTCCAAAAGGAGCAAATCGAGCTCGCAGGCGCCGCCTGCCGGCGAGCAATCGCGCTCGATCCCGATCTCTACGAGGCGCACAGGACCTTGGGCGACGTGCTGCGCATGGAGCGCAAGTTTGCAGAGGCCGCGGCCGCCTACGAGAAGGCGGTGGAGGTTGATCGCAACAGCTATGGTGCGATGTGCATGCTCTGGGATTGCCGCAAGACGCTGGGCGACGAGGAGGAAGCCCACAGGCTTTCAGGGGAGTTGCTTATCCGCATCGAGAAAGCCATGCAGCTCTATCCGGACGATGGGGCAGCCTATGCCTATGGTTGTTACATCCTCCACAATCTCGGCCTGGACGAACGCGCCCTCCAGTGGGCCGAGCGCGCGATCACCATCGACCCGGAGGACTATAACAGCCACTACAATGTCGCGTGTTTCCTGGCGGCGATCGGCGCCGTCGAAAAGGCGATCGACACGCTGCAGCACTGCGTGCCGCAGCTTGGATTGCAGCAAGTGCACTGGATGGCGCAGGATGTTGATATGAATCCTCTGCGCGATCATCCACGCTATCTGGCGCTGATCGAGCGCCTGGAGCTCAGTTTGGCGAAGGCAGAAAGCCAATCAGGAAGCGGAACCGAAGGACGGCCTTCCGGAGCTTAG